One window of the Triticum dicoccoides isolate Atlit2015 ecotype Zavitan chromosome 3B, WEW_v2.0, whole genome shotgun sequence genome contains the following:
- the LOC119274371 gene encoding uncharacterized protein LOC119274371 isoform X3, translating into MIIPASACVLAGSMGEHLALLVDRLLTESTLEVAIGTRKQAEPEDTPAAIVYCCDIADPSKMVECRICQEEDWDAGMEAPCACRGSLKYAHRKCIQLWCNEKGDTVCEICLQQFRPGYTAPQQLFHYGSIPMNFRGNWEVARHDLHDSQVITMVPSERDFMDEYDDYFPVRTRSSAMCCRTVAIIFLALLVLRHTLPLMVGGDGEYSFALFLFLVLRTAGILFPILVMVRAMATFHRRRRQQSSAYTIF; encoded by the exons ATGATTATACCTGCTTCTGCGTGCGTGCTTGCAGGATCCATGGGTGAACACCTCGCGCTGCTGGTGGACCGGCTGCTCACGGAGTCCACGCTGGAGGTGGCCATCGGGACCAGGAAGCAGGCTGAGCCGGAGGACACGCCGGCGGCGATCGTCTACTGCTGTGACATCGCCGACCCGAGCAAGATGGTGGAGTGCAGGATCTGCCAGGAGGAGGACTGGGACGCCGGCATGGAGGCACCCTGCGCCTGCCGCGGCAGCCTCAAG TACGCGCACCGAAAATGCATCCAGCTTTGGTGCAATGAGAAGGGCGACACCGTCTGCGAAATATGCTTGCAg CAATTCAGGCCAGGTTACACTGCCCCACAGCAGCTGTTCCACTATGGAAGCATACCAATGAACTTCAG GGGGAACTGGGAGGTAGCGCGGCACGATCTCCACGACTCGCAGGTGATAACAATGGTGCCCTCGGAGCGCGACTTCATGGACGAGTACGACGACTACTTTCCGGTCAGGACGAGGAGCAGCGCCATGTGTTGCCGGACAGTCGCCATCATT TTCCTGGCCCTCCTGGTTCTCCGGCACACTCTTCCTCtcatggtcggcggcgacggggagTACTCGTTTGCTCTGTTTTTG TTCCTTGTGCTGAGGACCGCCGGGATTCTGTTTCCGATCTTGGTGATGGTGAGAGCAATGGCAACCTTCCATCGTCGTCGCCGCCAACAG AGTTCTGCGTATACTATTTTCTGA
- the LOC119274371 gene encoding uncharacterized protein LOC119274371 isoform X4: protein MIIPASACVLAGSMGEHLALLVDRLLTESTLEVAIGTRKQAEPEDTPAAIVYCCDIADPSKMVECRICQEEDWDAGMEAPCACRGSLKYAHRKCIQLWCNEKGDTVCEICLQQFRPGYTAPQQLFHYGSIPMNFRGNWEVARHDLHDSQVITMVPSERDFMDEYDDYFPVRTRSSAMCCRTVAIIFLALLVLRHTLPLMVGGDGEYSFALFLFLVLRTAGILFPILVMVRAMATFHRRRRQQIT from the exons ATGATTATACCTGCTTCTGCGTGCGTGCTTGCAGGATCCATGGGTGAACACCTCGCGCTGCTGGTGGACCGGCTGCTCACGGAGTCCACGCTGGAGGTGGCCATCGGGACCAGGAAGCAGGCTGAGCCGGAGGACACGCCGGCGGCGATCGTCTACTGCTGTGACATCGCCGACCCGAGCAAGATGGTGGAGTGCAGGATCTGCCAGGAGGAGGACTGGGACGCCGGCATGGAGGCACCCTGCGCCTGCCGCGGCAGCCTCAAG TACGCGCACCGAAAATGCATCCAGCTTTGGTGCAATGAGAAGGGCGACACCGTCTGCGAAATATGCTTGCAg CAATTCAGGCCAGGTTACACTGCCCCACAGCAGCTGTTCCACTATGGAAGCATACCAATGAACTTCAG GGGGAACTGGGAGGTAGCGCGGCACGATCTCCACGACTCGCAGGTGATAACAATGGTGCCCTCGGAGCGCGACTTCATGGACGAGTACGACGACTACTTTCCGGTCAGGACGAGGAGCAGCGCCATGTGTTGCCGGACAGTCGCCATCATT TTCCTGGCCCTCCTGGTTCTCCGGCACACTCTTCCTCtcatggtcggcggcgacggggagTACTCGTTTGCTCTGTTTTTG TTCCTTGTGCTGAGGACCGCCGGGATTCTGTTTCCGATCTTGGTGATGGTGAGAGCAATGGCAACCTTCCATCGTCGTCGCCGCCAACAG ATCACCTGA
- the LOC119274371 gene encoding uncharacterized protein LOC119274371 isoform X1: MIIPASACVLAGSMGEHLALLVDRLLTESTLEVAIGTRKQAEPEDTPAAIVYCCDIADPSKMVECRICQEEDWDAGMEAPCACRGSLKYAHRKCIQLWCNEKGDTVCEICLQQFRPGYTAPQQLFHYGSIPMNFRGNWEVARHDLHDSQVITMVPSERDFMDEYDDYFPVRTRSSAMCCRTVAIIFLALLVLRHTLPLMVGGDGEYSFALFLFLVLRTAGILFPILVMVRAMATFHRRRRQQGNQGTYMFFSDTDDEDDDDEEEEEDADTDPALPHYQPRIIPVY, encoded by the exons ATGATTATACCTGCTTCTGCGTGCGTGCTTGCAGGATCCATGGGTGAACACCTCGCGCTGCTGGTGGACCGGCTGCTCACGGAGTCCACGCTGGAGGTGGCCATCGGGACCAGGAAGCAGGCTGAGCCGGAGGACACGCCGGCGGCGATCGTCTACTGCTGTGACATCGCCGACCCGAGCAAGATGGTGGAGTGCAGGATCTGCCAGGAGGAGGACTGGGACGCCGGCATGGAGGCACCCTGCGCCTGCCGCGGCAGCCTCAAG TACGCGCACCGAAAATGCATCCAGCTTTGGTGCAATGAGAAGGGCGACACCGTCTGCGAAATATGCTTGCAg CAATTCAGGCCAGGTTACACTGCCCCACAGCAGCTGTTCCACTATGGAAGCATACCAATGAACTTCAG GGGGAACTGGGAGGTAGCGCGGCACGATCTCCACGACTCGCAGGTGATAACAATGGTGCCCTCGGAGCGCGACTTCATGGACGAGTACGACGACTACTTTCCGGTCAGGACGAGGAGCAGCGCCATGTGTTGCCGGACAGTCGCCATCATT TTCCTGGCCCTCCTGGTTCTCCGGCACACTCTTCCTCtcatggtcggcggcgacggggagTACTCGTTTGCTCTGTTTTTG TTCCTTGTGCTGAGGACCGCCGGGATTCTGTTTCCGATCTTGGTGATGGTGAGAGCAATGGCAACCTTCCATCGTCGTCGCCGCCAACAG GGAAACCAGGGAACTTACATGTTCTTCTCGGACACCGACGACGaggacgatgacgacgaggaggaagaagaggatgccGACACCGATCCTGCGCTGCCTCACTACCAACCACGCATTATCCCCGTCTACTGA
- the LOC119274371 gene encoding uncharacterized protein LOC119274371 isoform X2 — translation MGEHLALLVDRLLTESTLEVAIGTRKQAEPEDTPAAIVYCCDIADPSKMVECRICQEEDWDAGMEAPCACRGSLKYAHRKCIQLWCNEKGDTVCEICLQQFRPGYTAPQQLFHYGSIPMNFRGNWEVARHDLHDSQVITMVPSERDFMDEYDDYFPVRTRSSAMCCRTVAIIFLALLVLRHTLPLMVGGDGEYSFALFLFLVLRTAGILFPILVMVRAMATFHRRRRQQGNQGTYMFFSDTDDEDDDDEEEEEDADTDPALPHYQPRIIPVY, via the exons ATGGGTGAACACCTCGCGCTGCTGGTGGACCGGCTGCTCACGGAGTCCACGCTGGAGGTGGCCATCGGGACCAGGAAGCAGGCTGAGCCGGAGGACACGCCGGCGGCGATCGTCTACTGCTGTGACATCGCCGACCCGAGCAAGATGGTGGAGTGCAGGATCTGCCAGGAGGAGGACTGGGACGCCGGCATGGAGGCACCCTGCGCCTGCCGCGGCAGCCTCAAG TACGCGCACCGAAAATGCATCCAGCTTTGGTGCAATGAGAAGGGCGACACCGTCTGCGAAATATGCTTGCAg CAATTCAGGCCAGGTTACACTGCCCCACAGCAGCTGTTCCACTATGGAAGCATACCAATGAACTTCAG GGGGAACTGGGAGGTAGCGCGGCACGATCTCCACGACTCGCAGGTGATAACAATGGTGCCCTCGGAGCGCGACTTCATGGACGAGTACGACGACTACTTTCCGGTCAGGACGAGGAGCAGCGCCATGTGTTGCCGGACAGTCGCCATCATT TTCCTGGCCCTCCTGGTTCTCCGGCACACTCTTCCTCtcatggtcggcggcgacggggagTACTCGTTTGCTCTGTTTTTG TTCCTTGTGCTGAGGACCGCCGGGATTCTGTTTCCGATCTTGGTGATGGTGAGAGCAATGGCAACCTTCCATCGTCGTCGCCGCCAACAG GGAAACCAGGGAACTTACATGTTCTTCTCGGACACCGACGACGaggacgatgacgacgaggaggaagaagaggatgccGACACCGATCCTGCGCTGCCTCACTACCAACCACGCATTATCCCCGTCTACTGA
- the LOC119274370 gene encoding EEF1A lysine methyltransferase 2-like, translating into MAGIRWPPEDPEMFPTRMLGTGVWGGPPAAAAGGGGGPPGEMASDDDRSVAADSWSIKSDYGSTLDDEQRYADTAEVLLASCPSSASSSAASAAAPSACSSSLSAHHSSDFSFDKDVPDVVPPMLGLHNYQDGAYAEDLANYHERSHADDWFGTEAMDVLVGWTKNLCSSKDLPGCSVLDIGTGSGRLLQQLAKQGFSDLTGIDYSEAAIELARNLAIRDGFEHINFLVDDVLESKLERRFELVMDEGTLDAIGLHPDGPVKRMMYWQSVASLVSPGGILVITSCSRTKDELVQEVENFNQRKLGATLSEGALASDAVVFKYLDHVQAYPNVDGVCIATVAFLHT; encoded by the exons ATGGCGGGGATACGGTGGCCGCCGGAGGACCCGGAGATGTTCCCGACGCGGATGCTGGGGACCGGGGTCTGGGGCGGGCCCCCCGCCGCggccgcggggggagggggagggcccCCCGGCGAGATGGCGTCGGACGACGACCGCTCCGTGGCGGCCGACTCCTGGTCCATCAAGAGCGACTACGGCAGCACCCTCGACGACGAGCAGCGCTACGCCGACACCGCCGAGGTGCTCCTCGCCTCCTgcccctcctcggcctcctcctccgccgcctccgccgccgcgccctcaGCCTGCTCCTCCTCCCTCAGCGCCCACCACTCCTCCGACTTCAG CTTTGACAAGGATGTGCCCGACGTCGTGCCGCCGATGCTGGGCCTGCACAATTACCAGGACGGCGCGTACGCCGAAGACCTAGCTAATTACCATGAACGCAGCCACGCGGATGACTG GTTTGGCACCGAGGCCATGGATGTCCTTGTAGGCTGGACAAAAAACTTATGCTCCAGCAAGGATTTGCCCGGATGCAGCGTACTTGACATAGGAACCGGGAGCGGACGACTCTTACAGCAGCTTGCAAAACAAGG GTTTTCTGATCTAACTGGCATTGACTATAGTGAAGCCGCAATTGAGCTTGCTCGAAACCTCGCAATTCGTGATGGATTTGAGCACATTAATTTCCTG GTTGATGATGTTCTGGAGTCAAAGTTGGAGAGGAGATTTGAACTTGTGATGGATGAAGGAACTCTGGATGCAATAGGGCTCCACCCTGATGGACCTGTAAAGAG AATGATGTATTGGCAGTCAGTGGCTAGCTTGGTTTCCCCTGGTGGCATACTG GTCATCACATCCTGCAGCAGGACGAAGGATGAGCTAGTGCAGGAGGTGGAGAACTTCAACCAGAGAAAGTTAGGCGCCACACTATCTGAAGGAGCGCTGGCCAGCGATGCTGTGGTGTTCAAGTACCTCGACCATGTCCAAGCTTACCCAAACGTCGATGGTGTTTGCATCGCCACCGTTGCTTTCCTGCATACATGA